A single Crateriforma conspicua DNA region contains:
- a CDS encoding TadE/TadG family type IV pilus assembly protein, whose amino-acid sequence MHANRSRKSQLATPRQRRNGRRAAAVVELAVCLPLLTLIMLGTIETCNMMFVGQSLKITAYEGARVGVVPTSKAENVEYQCQLLLDAHGVKGYDVSMNPSDPGSLGEDDYFQVTVSAPFDSNSLLGGYLFSGKTLTRTVSLRAR is encoded by the coding sequence ATGCACGCAAACCGATCCCGGAAAAGCCAACTTGCGACACCGCGTCAACGTCGTAACGGACGCCGCGCCGCGGCCGTGGTGGAACTTGCGGTCTGTCTGCCGCTGTTGACGCTGATCATGTTGGGGACGATCGAGACCTGCAACATGATGTTCGTGGGCCAAAGCTTGAAGATCACCGCTTACGAAGGTGCCCGCGTGGGTGTGGTACCGACGTCGAAAGCGGAGAACGTCGAATACCAGTGCCAGCTGTTGCTGGATGCCCATGGCGTCAAAGGCTATGACGTTTCGATGAATCCCAGCGATCCGGGATCGCTGGGTGAAGACGACTATTTCCAAGTCACGGTGTCCGCACCGTTTGATTCGAATTCTTTGCTGGGCGGATACCTGTTCAGCGGCAAGACACTGACACGTACGGTCAGTCTGCGTGCACGGTAA
- a CDS encoding vWA domain-containing protein — MPIHRIRNNRRDRRGATMALVAVLLPVLLIISAYAINITYIESLNTDVQIASDAAAHAALKEYVLSDGDKAKAVTAAQAAAALNPIGEHVMPVGEGDLDVGVSNRNALNSTHSFTPAENGNAIRFVTRSLANSNNTNIKPLFPTFGTNFQFKTQREAIATQAAMDISLVVDRSGSMAYAADEVAQYPPAPAAAPAGWDFGQPVPPSARWLDLIAAVNTFKQLIEASPMEEYVALSTYNSNPATPVRLTNDYTEVMDALQAISVSFEAGGTNIGGGMMEGSAAVTDQALGRPFATKVVIVMTDGIHNYGKDPVSAAYSLYHNGITVFTITFSDEADQNKMKKVADICGGQHFHAVTAAQLADAFREIARRLPSLLTK; from the coding sequence ATGCCAATCCATCGCATCCGAAACAACCGACGTGATCGCCGCGGCGCGACGATGGCATTGGTGGCCGTGTTGCTGCCGGTGCTGCTGATCATTTCCGCTTATGCGATCAACATCACGTACATTGAATCGCTGAATACCGATGTGCAGATTGCATCGGATGCCGCAGCGCACGCGGCGTTGAAAGAGTATGTGTTAAGCGACGGTGACAAGGCCAAGGCGGTGACAGCGGCACAAGCCGCGGCAGCGCTGAATCCGATCGGCGAACACGTCATGCCGGTTGGTGAAGGAGATTTGGATGTGGGTGTCAGCAACCGAAACGCATTGAATTCAACGCATTCGTTCACACCGGCAGAAAACGGCAATGCGATTCGATTCGTGACGCGCTCGCTAGCCAATAGTAACAACACCAACATCAAACCGCTGTTCCCGACGTTCGGGACCAACTTTCAGTTCAAGACACAACGCGAAGCGATCGCCACCCAAGCGGCGATGGATATCAGCTTGGTGGTCGATCGCAGCGGATCGATGGCATATGCCGCGGACGAAGTGGCCCAGTACCCGCCGGCGCCCGCGGCCGCACCGGCCGGGTGGGATTTTGGACAACCGGTGCCACCCAGCGCACGTTGGTTGGACTTGATCGCAGCGGTCAACACGTTCAAACAGTTGATCGAAGCTTCGCCGATGGAAGAGTACGTTGCGCTGTCGACTTACAACAGCAATCCGGCCACTCCCGTTCGTCTGACGAACGACTACACCGAAGTCATGGATGCGTTGCAGGCGATCTCGGTCAGCTTTGAAGCCGGTGGGACCAACATCGGTGGCGGGATGATGGAAGGATCCGCCGCGGTGACCGACCAAGCCTTGGGACGCCCCTTTGCCACCAAGGTCGTGATCGTGATGACCGATGGGATTCACAACTACGGGAAAGATCCCGTCAGCGCCGCCTACAGCCTGTACCACAACGGGATCACCGTCTTCACCATCACGTTCAGTGATGAAGCGGATCAAAACAAGATGAAAAAGGTCGCCGACATCTGTGGCGGCCAACACTTTCACGCCGTGACCGCGGCCCAGCTGGCGGATGCGTTTCGTGAAATCGCCCGTCGTTTGCCCAGTCTGTTGACGAAGTGA
- a CDS encoding TadE/TadG family type IV pilus assembly protein yields the protein MLVFKHFRQKTPVQRSVNDVERRTGAAAVEFAFCLVLLVMLIFGGIELSRASMLKHVADHSAYIAARTVIVPGSKSSTAKNMAKDYLAKHGIQSATITVTPETLSESDTSVNVSVKIPVSENVWLSPQYTSGDVEGHCTLMTERAPIVLAKSLPTPPPPPPPPPEPEPEPQPEPEPEPEPEPAPEPEPAPEPSPPPPPPPPPPPPPPPPML from the coding sequence ATGTTGGTTTTTAAACACTTTCGCCAGAAAACTCCGGTGCAACGATCCGTTAACGATGTAGAACGGCGAACCGGGGCTGCTGCGGTCGAATTTGCCTTCTGTTTGGTATTGTTGGTGATGCTGATCTTTGGCGGCATCGAACTTTCCCGCGCCAGCATGCTGAAACACGTCGCCGACCACTCGGCCTACATCGCGGCACGAACCGTGATCGTTCCGGGCTCCAAGTCGTCCACGGCAAAAAACATGGCCAAGGATTATCTGGCCAAGCACGGGATCCAATCGGCGACCATCACGGTGACGCCGGAAACGCTGAGCGAATCGGACACGTCGGTCAACGTGTCCGTGAAGATCCCCGTTTCGGAAAACGTCTGGTTGTCACCCCAGTACACCAGCGGCGATGTCGAAGGTCATTGCACCTTGATGACCGAGCGGGCACCAATCGTGTTGGCAAAATCTTTGCCGACGCCTCCACCACCGCCGCCTCCACCACCGGAACCCGAACCGGAGCCGCAACCAGAGCCAGAACCCGAACCGGAGCCGGAACCAGCGCCGGAGCCTGAGCCGGCACCCGAGCCATCGCCACCCCCGCCGCCTCCCCCACCTCCACCACCGCCTCCTCCACCACCCATGCTGTAA